In Methanofastidiosum sp., the following proteins share a genomic window:
- a CDS encoding ferredoxin yields MKVHIKQEECILCGNCSSTCPEVFILVPGESSKITEEYRGDTDSEGEIDQSLVECVQSAIDSCPVSIISTE; encoded by the coding sequence AAACAAGAAGAATGTATTCTATGTGGAAATTGTAGTTCCACATGCCCTGAAGTTTTTATACTAGTTCCAGGAGAAAGTTCCAAAATTACTGAAGAATATAGGGGCGATACTGATTCTGAAGGAGAAATTGACCAAAGTTTAGTTGAGTGTGTACAATCGGCAATAGATTCCTGCCCTGTTAGCATTATCTCCACGGAATAA